A genomic segment from Ruegeria sp. TM1040 encodes:
- a CDS encoding EAL domain-containing protein: MTLTDTEKCKACRNGKGFEVPISMAFHPIVSVGSGKVFAYEALVRGQDGSGAAQVFEQVNDDNLYAFDQKCRKTAIEHASRLDLGDTGSLLSINFLPNAVYDPKACIRLTLETAKKTGFPVSQIMFEFTEVERISAPHLLDILSTYRRLGFLTSIDDFGAGYAGLDLLSRFQPDVVKLDAELTRNIDQSSVKQTIVRHVISMLEQLGIIIVAEGIETQGEFSCLYDLGVDLMQGWLFAKPGFETLPDVRWPDALRSVEESKTA; this comes from the coding sequence ATGACCTTGACGGATACAGAAAAGTGCAAAGCATGTCGCAACGGCAAAGGCTTCGAAGTCCCCATTTCCATGGCTTTTCATCCGATTGTCTCCGTCGGCTCCGGCAAAGTATTTGCCTATGAGGCCCTGGTGCGCGGACAGGATGGGTCTGGTGCTGCGCAGGTCTTTGAGCAGGTCAATGACGACAACCTCTATGCCTTCGACCAGAAATGCCGCAAGACCGCGATCGAACACGCCAGTCGCCTTGATCTCGGCGACACCGGGTCGCTCTTGTCGATCAACTTCTTGCCCAATGCGGTTTATGATCCCAAAGCCTGCATTCGCCTGACCTTGGAGACCGCAAAAAAGACCGGGTTTCCCGTGTCCCAGATCATGTTTGAGTTCACCGAGGTCGAACGGATCTCTGCGCCGCATCTCCTCGACATCCTCAGCACCTACCGTCGCCTTGGTTTTTTGACCTCGATCGACGACTTCGGCGCTGGATACGCCGGGTTAGATCTATTGTCCCGGTTTCAGCCGGATGTCGTGAAACTCGACGCCGAACTCACCCGAAATATTGATCAGTCAAGCGTCAAACAGACCATCGTGCGGCACGTCATCTCCATGCTGGAGCAGCTTGGCATCATCATCGTTGCAGAAGGTATTGAAACGCAGGGGGAATTCTCCTGCCTCTATGACCTAGGAGTTGACCTGATGCAGGGCTGGCTGTTTGCAAAACCAGGGTTTGAGACCCTTCCGGATGTCCGCTGGCCCGACGCGCTTCGGAGTGTCGAGGAAAGCAAAACCGCCTGA
- a CDS encoding copper resistance D family protein, whose product MPDIWAQAAILVKVLLYVGALGATGLVMIRLIFAAQTAPAEALLRRQIRSLGAVALIAAGLGFSLQGAALTGGLDGMTDPEMLGLLWQTPVGDVLLYRLIGASLLVVGPAFLRVGEWGALAGGCLLLWSFAQVGHVPNLAQTGVQALLFLHLLGVAFWIGVLSPLHWLCQRRDHLQAAAQLGHRFGQIAQYGVPALVGAGAVLGALLLGSVSALLGTSYGLAFVTKIALVGAILALAAANKLRFVPAMAAGDSAAARHLAISLRVEGAAFLAVLSATAALTSLFSVPG is encoded by the coding sequence ATGCCGGATATTTGGGCGCAGGCCGCGATACTGGTAAAAGTGCTCCTGTATGTGGGGGCATTGGGTGCAACCGGTCTGGTGATGATACGGCTGATCTTTGCCGCACAGACGGCACCAGCCGAGGCGCTGTTGCGCCGACAAATCCGAAGTCTTGGAGCGGTCGCTCTGATCGCGGCGGGCCTTGGCTTCAGCTTGCAGGGGGCCGCGTTGACCGGGGGGCTCGACGGGATGACCGACCCCGAGATGCTTGGTCTTTTGTGGCAAACCCCGGTGGGGGATGTGCTGCTCTACCGGCTGATCGGCGCGAGTCTGCTTGTGGTTGGGCCTGCATTCTTGCGTGTCGGCGAATGGGGCGCCTTGGCGGGAGGGTGTTTGTTGCTCTGGTCTTTTGCGCAGGTCGGACATGTGCCGAACCTCGCGCAGACCGGCGTCCAAGCGCTGTTGTTTCTGCATCTTCTAGGGGTTGCGTTCTGGATCGGGGTTCTGTCGCCATTGCACTGGTTGTGCCAACGGCGCGACCACCTGCAGGCGGCGGCGCAGCTTGGCCATCGCTTTGGACAGATTGCCCAATATGGTGTGCCCGCACTTGTCGGTGCGGGGGCGGTGTTGGGGGCCTTGCTTCTCGGGAGTGTCTCGGCGTTGCTGGGCACGTCTTACGGGCTGGCCTTTGTGACCAAGATTGCGCTTGTTGGCGCGATCCTTGCTCTGGCGGCAGCAAACAAGCTGCGGTTTGTTCCGGCGATGGCGGCAGGCGACAGTGCGGCTGCGCGCCATCTTGCCATATCCTTGCGGGTTGAGGGCGCTGCCTTTTTGGCAGTGCTCAGCGCAACCGCGGCATTGACCAGCCTGTTTTCCGTGCCCGGTTGA
- a CDS encoding class I SAM-dependent methyltransferase produces MAASSKDAAFWSKISRKYAADPIRNMDGYLQTLDRTKSYLKPEDHVLEIGCGTGSTALLLAPHVAHITGTDLAPGMIEIAAEKRAKEGLENVTFKVAETLDHNPQDGAYDAILAHNLLHLLHDLDQSLQRIAALTKTGGVFISKTVCAPKAGGIKYALIRALAIPLMQRIGKAPYVNFISVPDLERRIERAGFEICEVISQPGLMQSHYVVARKL; encoded by the coding sequence ATGGCCGCTTCTTCAAAGGATGCCGCGTTCTGGAGCAAGATCTCGCGCAAGTATGCGGCGGACCCGATCCGCAACATGGACGGCTATCTGCAAACGCTTGATCGCACAAAATCCTACCTGAAGCCGGAGGACCATGTGCTCGAGATCGGCTGCGGCACGGGATCGACCGCTTTGCTGCTGGCGCCGCATGTTGCGCATATCACCGGCACGGATCTGGCACCGGGCATGATCGAAATTGCTGCCGAGAAACGTGCGAAAGAAGGGCTCGAAAACGTGACGTTCAAAGTGGCCGAGACGCTCGACCACAACCCTCAGGACGGCGCCTATGACGCCATTTTGGCGCATAACCTGCTGCATCTGTTGCATGATCTTGATCAATCGCTGCAGCGGATCGCTGCGCTGACCAAAACCGGCGGGGTCTTTATCTCAAAAACTGTCTGCGCCCCAAAAGCCGGTGGCATCAAATACGCGCTCATTCGTGCGCTCGCGATCCCGCTGATGCAGCGGATCGGAAAAGCGCCCTATGTGAATTTCATTTCGGTGCCGGACCTTGAGCGTCGTATTGAACGTGCCGGATTCGAGATTTGCGAGGTGATTTCCCAGCCCGGACTGATGCAGAGCCACTATGTTGTGGCGCGCAAACTCTAA
- a CDS encoding type 1 glutamine amidotransferase domain-containing protein produces MARILILSTAADVLGDTGKPTGVWYEELATPYYAFLDAGHEVTLVTLEGKPVPIDPNSDETGDAAPASVTRFRADAAATALLAKPGRLEDEDVTAYDALYIPGGHGAMYDLAESATAAAAIGKAWDSGKVVASVCHGPAAFAKVVDAKGEPIVKGRKVTAFTNSEETAVGLEKAVPFLLETKLRELGAEFENVADWQPLAVADGQLVTGQNPASSEAAAKEVLALL; encoded by the coding sequence ATGGCACGCATTTTGATCCTCTCCACCGCAGCCGATGTACTGGGCGACACCGGAAAACCGACGGGCGTGTGGTACGAAGAGCTGGCTACCCCGTACTACGCGTTCCTCGATGCCGGTCACGAGGTCACGCTGGTGACGCTCGAAGGTAAGCCTGTACCGATTGATCCGAACTCCGACGAAACTGGCGATGCGGCGCCGGCCTCGGTCACGCGGTTTCGCGCAGATGCAGCGGCAACAGCCTTGCTCGCCAAGCCCGGTCGCCTCGAAGACGAGGATGTCACCGCCTATGATGCGCTCTACATTCCGGGCGGGCACGGCGCGATGTATGACCTCGCCGAGAGCGCGACGGCAGCAGCCGCGATTGGCAAGGCCTGGGACAGCGGCAAGGTCGTCGCGTCGGTCTGCCATGGCCCTGCGGCCTTTGCCAAGGTTGTGGATGCCAAGGGCGAGCCCATCGTCAAGGGGCGCAAAGTGACCGCTTTCACCAACAGTGAAGAAACGGCCGTAGGGCTCGAAAAAGCGGTACCCTTCCTGCTTGAGACCAAGCTGCGCGAACTTGGCGCAGAGTTTGAGAATGTCGCGGATTGGCAGCCTCTTGCGGTGGCCGATGGTCAATTGGTGACCGGTCAGAACCCAGCCTCTTCGGAAGCTGCAGCCAAGGAAGTTCTGGCGCTATTGTAA
- a CDS encoding copper resistance CopC family protein gives MKKTALIVWLACISSGAFAHSRVDTTTPADGDVMSEVPAQISFDFADDIRLTRVEMTHAEHPSVQLDLGDQKSFDRAFNLPLNDMGAGTYQIEWRGLSIDGHAMQGGFTFEVE, from the coding sequence ATGAAGAAAACCGCACTGATCGTTTGGCTTGCCTGCATTTCTTCAGGCGCGTTTGCCCATTCCAGAGTGGATACGACCACCCCTGCGGATGGCGACGTCATGTCGGAGGTTCCGGCGCAGATCAGCTTTGATTTTGCGGATGACATTCGTCTCACGCGGGTCGAAATGACCCACGCAGAGCATCCGTCGGTGCAATTGGACCTGGGCGATCAAAAGAGCTTTGATCGCGCGTTCAACCTGCCTTTGAACGACATGGGGGCGGGCACCTACCAGATCGAGTGGCGCGGGCTCAGCATTGACGGCCATGCGATGCAGGGCGGCTTTACTTTCGAAGTGGAGTAA
- a CDS encoding LysR substrate-binding domain-containing protein, producing MTVDISLLRVFHAVMEERNVTAAARRLGQSQSTVSAALARLRDALGDELFLRARYGVEPTEKALQIAPDIAAGLDRLEQAFRAAEPFDPIRSTRRFRLLLGPYAEVVLAPDLAEAFAQHAPKAQLELAPIGPDLDPRKLAAQSFDLAIGRFAPPPDDLVVSDLFSDGFRCIVAPAALPEGASLDLDLYETLPHVIVAPPGRWRTGVHKLTAASGLQRNTAVAVSHFLTAAPTVARINGIATVPARIAAMVAAPYGLRNVAVPRDLGTFPTQIAWHPHQRRDPRHVWLRDLLLSLTATST from the coding sequence ATGACTGTTGATATATCGCTCCTTCGCGTCTTCCACGCCGTTATGGAAGAGCGCAATGTCACTGCCGCTGCGCGCCGTCTGGGACAATCACAAAGCACGGTCAGTGCAGCGCTCGCACGGTTGCGGGATGCGTTGGGCGATGAGTTGTTCCTGCGCGCACGCTATGGTGTTGAGCCAACTGAAAAAGCGCTACAGATCGCGCCCGACATCGCCGCCGGCCTCGATCGACTCGAACAGGCGTTTCGCGCTGCAGAACCCTTTGACCCCATTCGCAGCACCCGGCGTTTCCGGTTACTGCTGGGCCCTTACGCCGAAGTGGTGCTGGCGCCGGATCTGGCCGAAGCCTTTGCTCAGCACGCCCCCAAAGCCCAGCTTGAGCTTGCGCCGATCGGTCCTGACCTAGATCCACGCAAGCTCGCCGCCCAAAGCTTTGACCTCGCCATTGGCCGCTTTGCACCGCCCCCCGACGATCTTGTGGTCTCGGATCTCTTTAGTGACGGGTTTCGCTGCATCGTCGCCCCAGCCGCTCTGCCCGAGGGCGCCAGTCTGGATCTCGATCTCTATGAGACCCTGCCCCATGTGATCGTCGCGCCCCCCGGCAGATGGCGGACAGGAGTGCATAAGTTGACCGCTGCCAGCGGCTTGCAGCGCAATACAGCCGTGGCAGTGTCGCATTTTCTGACGGCCGCCCCGACCGTGGCCCGTATCAACGGGATCGCCACTGTCCCTGCCCGCATCGCCGCCATGGTCGCGGCACCTTATGGGCTGCGCAATGTTGCAGTGCCGCGCGATCTTGGGACTTTTCCAACCCAGATCGCCTGGCACCCGCACCAGCGCAGAGATCCCCGTCATGTCTGGCTGAGAGACCTACTTTTGTCTCTCACCGCGACAAGCACCTGA
- a CDS encoding LysR family transcriptional regulator: MNWSAINFDWNQVRSFLATAEEGSFSAAARVLNQTQPTVGRQVGALEEALGVTVFERVGKSLRLTTAGTELLVHVREMADVANKISLTATGQSQSVEGQVRITASDVMSTYQLPAMLKQIRLAAPRLEIDVVAANDLRDLHRREADIAIRHIRPTQPDLIARLVAQASAHLYAASSYLDQVGRPRSEEELAQLDFVSFGDVERFIGFLNPAGIPVTRKNFRIGSHSGVVSWELVRQGFGVSVMSDDVAAPTPGIERILPDRDPFAFPIWLATHSELHTARRIRLVFDQLAEQFKARETS; the protein is encoded by the coding sequence ATGAACTGGAGTGCAATCAACTTTGACTGGAACCAGGTGAGATCCTTTCTGGCGACTGCCGAGGAAGGCTCGTTCTCGGCTGCCGCGCGCGTGCTGAACCAGACGCAGCCGACCGTGGGCCGTCAGGTTGGCGCACTCGAGGAGGCGCTTGGGGTCACCGTGTTTGAGCGTGTCGGCAAGTCGCTCCGACTTACGACGGCGGGTACGGAGCTATTGGTCCATGTCCGGGAGATGGCGGATGTCGCGAACAAGATTTCGCTGACTGCAACCGGCCAGTCGCAATCTGTCGAAGGGCAGGTCAGGATCACCGCGTCCGATGTGATGTCGACCTATCAACTGCCTGCCATGCTCAAACAGATCAGGCTTGCGGCGCCCCGGCTCGAAATCGACGTGGTTGCCGCCAATGATCTCCGGGACCTTCACCGGCGCGAGGCCGACATCGCGATCCGGCACATCCGCCCGACGCAGCCGGATTTGATCGCGCGGCTTGTGGCGCAGGCGAGCGCGCATCTCTATGCGGCTTCCTCCTATCTGGATCAGGTCGGACGGCCCAGAAGCGAGGAAGAGCTGGCTCAGTTGGACTTTGTCAGCTTTGGCGATGTCGAGAGGTTCATCGGGTTTCTCAATCCGGCGGGCATTCCGGTAACGCGCAAAAATTTCCGTATCGGATCGCACAGCGGGGTCGTGTCATGGGAACTGGTGCGCCAAGGCTTTGGCGTTAGTGTCATGTCAGATGATGTAGCAGCCCCAACCCCCGGAATTGAGAGAATTTTGCCGGACCGAGATCCTTTTGCGTTTCCGATTTGGCTGGCAACCCATTCAGAGCTGCACACCGCACGTCGGATCAGGCTGGTTTTTGACCAATTGGCCGAGCAATTTAAGGCGAGAGAAACCTCTTAA
- a CDS encoding c-type cytochrome, which translates to MRRFLAIATCLVASGAMADHELEGRDLDRGQALYGDYCAACHGANLEGQPDWQTPGADGVLPAPPHDETGHTWHHDNQLLFDYTKQGGAEALAARGVSGFPSGMPAFADSLSDEEIWDILAYIRSTWPKRVQDIHADRNPRHD; encoded by the coding sequence ATGAGACGTTTTCTGGCGATCGCCACCTGTCTTGTGGCAAGTGGCGCAATGGCTGATCATGAGCTTGAGGGCCGTGACCTTGATCGGGGGCAGGCGCTATACGGGGACTATTGCGCCGCGTGTCATGGCGCAAACCTCGAAGGCCAGCCCGACTGGCAAACGCCGGGGGCGGATGGGGTCCTGCCGGCGCCCCCACATGACGAGACGGGACATACCTGGCATCACGACAACCAGCTTTTGTTTGACTACACCAAACAAGGCGGCGCCGAGGCTCTGGCTGCGCGCGGAGTGTCGGGTTTTCCCAGCGGCATGCCAGCCTTTGCTGACAGCCTCAGCGATGAAGAGATCTGGGATATTCTGGCCTATATCCGCTCCACCTGGCCCAAACGGGTTCAGGATATCCACGCAGACCGAAACCCACGCCACGACTGA
- a CDS encoding c-type cytochrome encodes MNQKYLILGASVALAAAAFVFLRPEASGTAARSPSGDTASLAAITIPDLAGNQIVGRNIFETSCAACHGAQGGGNPEAGPPLIHKIYEPSHHGDESFQRAVANGVRAHHWHFGDMPPVEGLTRGNVAMVIDYIRAVQRANGIN; translated from the coding sequence ATGAACCAGAAATACCTGATCCTAGGTGCCAGCGTCGCACTGGCTGCTGCTGCTTTTGTTTTTCTTCGACCGGAGGCGTCAGGGACGGCGGCGCGGTCCCCCTCAGGTGACACGGCCAGCCTTGCGGCGATCACGATACCGGATCTTGCGGGCAATCAGATCGTCGGTCGCAATATCTTTGAGACAAGCTGTGCGGCCTGCCATGGTGCTCAGGGCGGCGGCAACCCCGAAGCGGGGCCGCCGCTTATTCACAAAATCTATGAACCGAGCCATCATGGCGACGAAAGCTTTCAACGCGCCGTCGCAAACGGGGTGCGCGCGCATCACTGGCACTTTGGTGACATGCCCCCGGTCGAGGGTCTCACACGGGGCAATGTGGCCATGGTGATCGACTATATTCGCGCGGTTCAGCGCGCCAACGGGATAAACTGA